The genomic region TTCAGCTTCACGCAAAAATTCCTCAACTTCTCGCAAACGTTGTACAGCATCGGTGGGAGGTGGTCGTGTTGGCGTTGATACTTTAGTCGAAATCTTATCATAcagctataaaaaaaaatcaaggggATTAGAGAGGAACAATCATCATTCGCCTGattcttcattcaattttttcatttccttcaGTACTTCGAACTCACTAATAAATTTCCGATCTCAAATAAATCATACGCCAAACTTATATCGGCAATGGTCATTAATTGAGTTAATTGCATCTTTCTCAGTGGACATAACGCATCATCATTAAAGCTTTACTcccattattttgtttttgttaaGATTGCTGACGGAAGAGAAAGAGCAGCCGGGGATTAATAATATCTTGTAAATGGCTCCTTATTTTGCTACGAAACTTGTTCGCGACTGCTCTAGGATCCAGGTGGGGTTTGCTTGAATCTACGGAGGACCTCGGGGTAGTATATAATTGCAAACGCGCACGCTCCAGGACCGATCGATTTCCACACTGATGATCGTCTGTCTGTTTATATGTTCATTCGCATGGACCAAGAAATTGTGCAGACGTCTGCACTGGACACTTGGCTCATGAATTTCTAGCCAGAATCATTCAATTCTCCAGCAATCGAAGGAAAGGAAGTGAATTCACAttgaaggaaaattaaattatcgttATAACTCGAAACACATCAGTAATCACAATTAAAATGCTGAATAATCTGGGAATTTCCTAATGTTCACATGCTGTGAAAACCTCATcacgaaaaataatgttcatttgtgaatttaataaaagCCGAGGCAATATTGGAAAgtctttcattttaattttcggCATGAATTTTCGGTGAAATTAGGAATGTAATTTACCACAAGAATTCTCCGGAGCCAGAAGTCATCCACAGCTGACAGAATTTCGAGGGGTGTTAATCTACTACTCTCCTGCAATATTTCAATGTCATCTAAAGAATCTAAAATTTGAGCCACAGcctctgaaataaaaaattccaccgtGAGATACTGTTGAACGATATTCCCaagtatttaataataaatttatgcaCCTGTTGTGCAGACGTCATCATCACCAACATCCAAAAAACTATCGCCATTCATATCCGAATGCCACTTTGGTGAGGAGACAGCTGCTTTGACGGCCTCCTTCAGTTTTCTTCtagcattaaattttttgagtTCATCTATTGTTTCACTTAAATGTACACGAGCTGCACCCTTGTCTCTGTCACGTAACCACTTGTGATTGAGAACTTCTTGAATGGTGATACGATTGTTCGGATTTTTCACGAGCATTCGCTCTATCAAATCCTTAGCTGGTCCACTAATGTTATCCCATGTGGGAGTGTCCGTCTGAAGGAGATTAagaaaactaataaaaaaaacaagttcTTCATTACACTCCATTCTATTGTCAAGCAGAATAAggagaatgattttttagtATTCTTTTTGCCAACAGAATTAAAATAGTGCAAAAGCATTCATgtaatttttgtgaattttctgACTTGTACAAATCCTTTTTCAATGGACAGCCTCAGGCGATCCCCAGACCCAATGAAGGGCATTGTACCAGTGAGAAGAATGTGCAGTAGAACTCCAGCAGCCCACACATCGCCGGATTTACCATATCTTCGTAACTGCACGACTTCTGGTGCCATAAAGTGAGGAGCTCCCACTCTCCCTGATGTCCAGTTGGCAAACaattgaaacaaataaaacTCACCACAATCAAACCCTTGAAAGTGTTCctcgaggaggaaaaaaaatggggaagtaataaaaatgccacgaaattaaaaaaaaagattaaatcataattttttttaaattgaaaaaattgtactgTATGGAAGAGTGTCAATTCTGGAGGAATACTCATAATTAAAACAGTCATTATTTCAAGCATTTATAATGCAGTgatgattattaatatttaatggcGAAGTGGCTATCATCATTCGAGTACTTTTTGTACCGAGAGAAGAGTTTAGTCTTCAGAGGAAATTAGTCTACATCATTCTATCTCAATGCACAATTCTTGGCacatgagaaaatattttcatcttgaaattaaagtgttcTCTCAGTGTATCGAAACCACATGGTGAATGCTAATCTGTGTGAAATTGTGTGTTTTTCGGGCACatgtgaaaatatttgctGCAAGGTAAAAAATGAGTTAAATATCATCATCAGAGGCGTCATGTCAAGTTGAAGAAATCATGTGCTGTATCATATTCCAAccgatattaattttcaattattctgtTACATGAGGGAAGAAGGGGATTAGTCAATGTAACTCCAGTGAATTAATACACATGATTGAAATAGTATTAAAGCGCTATGAGTAGGGTGGAGGGGGAGTTAGTAACAAGCAGGCAAGCAGTGGAATTAAAACAAATAATGAACTGCTTCATAGCTGTGAGATATAAGCAAATTGTGGTACAGAGATATTGGAATTATCCACTAGTTTAATCAGAGTGGAAAAAAAGATTTCTTTCAGTCCTCATAGTAAACAAAGCATCTATTCTTCTTATTTGTAGCTAGATGAATCGACTGAGACAAggatatctttttttttattgaattggtAGCACGTGTGAGAGCAAATTACTTATCATGGGTCctactgaaaaattttatcagttGTTATTGACGTTTAGTTTTAAGTGAAGCTTACCCTCACTGTCCGCCTTCAAGTACAGCTGCCCCTTTGGGCTCAGATACTGTCGATACTCGGTCGTGTAAGTCTCTGCATTCATTTAAACGAAATTTGTAGGTATAAAATATTGTACATCTTATGTCTAAATATGGGACGCCAAAATGTGGTTAAGTATTGCAACATGTTTTCAGAGTGTTTCTACAATACGTATATTGTATTTGAGCTTTGTTAAAAGTTTGCCACTCTATGGTATGTGTTAAGTGTAATGGGAAAATTTAAGTTTATAGACCCCTAGATGTTTCAGCTGAATCATTAGTACCTCGGTAGTAGTTTCATAGTTAAGCACGGGACAAAAAAAtacagtgaaaaataaagaagatGAAATTCCCACTGAAATAAAAGGACATTTCAATCAGTGAAAATGAACGCACCGACGCCATTATTTTGCGGAGCTGGCAGTTGCATTGCTACACCGAAGCCTCGCAATTTAACTGGAgctgaattttcttttccagcTAGAAGGGCACACTGTGGTTTTATGTCTCGGTGAATGATGTCGTTTTCGTGGCAATAACGCAGGGCTTCGAGGATTTGTCGCATGTAGTGactgaaaagaaagaaaaaaaacattacttTTATCCTCAGCATGGTGTATATGCTCCACTGGTGCTATATTCAGGATTctaggatatttttttcagggtACTTTACCTAGCTACTGCCTCGCTGTAAACAAATCCAGCTGAGGCACGTCTCACGACTTCAAAGCAGAGATCAGGTCCATCCATACTGCaaagaggaaatttttaatattaaaggGTAATTTTTAGTGGATTTAGTTAGTCTCATTGTGAATGATAGATCTGTTGAATTTccgggaaaatgaaaattttatatgaaaaagGTTGACGCGTTCAGAAAGGGATAGcttcttttcattaattagtCCTTGAAAATTGTAACACCTCGAGGACTAATCGACGTAAAAGGTTCTCCCTGTTTATCCTGGGGAGAAAATCCCTCTAGTTTGGCGGCTTTCATTCACTTAGGAGTTTATACTCACTACTCGAACACCATATAGAGCATTCCTTCTGAGCTGTATGTCTCGAGGAGCTCTACAATGTGTGGATGCTTCAGCATGTGGCATATTGTTGCCTCACGTTTGAGATCTAGAAAGTAAGATTGAGGAATGAGTGGAAGAAGAACAGCTAACTTCACGGGAGCCaaataatgattattgaatttttttattcttaccAGCTGTACTCAATCCAGGACTAGAGGTAAATTTTGCAACGTCTACGATTTTAACTGCAAACGTTTGGGCAGTCTGACGGAGGATGCATTTTCGTACTACGCTGAATGGTCCCCTGGTGCACAGAAATTCAGAGGGATTAGTCAGAGTAAATACGTTTGaagt from Diachasmimorpha longicaudata isolate KC_UGA_2023 chromosome 1, iyDiaLong2, whole genome shotgun sequence harbors:
- the LOC135161264 gene encoding peripheral plasma membrane protein CASK isoform X9 yields the protein MADDEVLFDDVYELCEIIGKGPFSVVRKCILRQTAQTFAVKIVDVAKFTSSPGLSTADLKREATICHMLKHPHIVELLETYSSEGMLYMVFEYMDGPDLCFEVVRRASAGFVYSEAVASHYMRQILEALRYCHENDIIHRDIKPQCALLAGKENSAPVKLRGFGVAMQLPAPQNNGVETYTTEYRQYLSPKGQLYLKADSEGRVGAPHFMAPEVVQLRRYGKSGDVWAAGVLLHILLTGTMPFIGSGDRLRLSIEKGFVQTDTPTWDNISGPAKDLIERMLVKNPNNRITIQEVLNHKWLRDRDKGAARVHLSETIDELKKFNARRKLKEAVKAAVSSPKWHSDMNGDSFLDVGDDDVCTTEAVAQILDSLDDIEILQESSRLTPLEILSAVDDFWLRRILVLYDKISTKVSTPTRPPPTDAVQRLREVEEFLREAEHMAFRNLDRCDLRELQELLNQPHMKTLLQAHDVAGHEVYGEGASRVTPPPLLPYLNGSDDIEGQNGDMDVENVTRVRLVQFQKNTDEPMGITLKMNEDGKCVVARIMHGGMIHRQATLHVLDEIKEINGIPVANQSVNALQKMLREARGSVTFKILPSYRIAPPPCEVQLFRIRPLPVLIFVRAQFDYDPLEDEHIPCAQAGIAFKTGDILQIISKDDHHWWQARKDNAAGSAGLIPSSELQEWRAACMAMKKNKQEQDAEGEGGCSPHTEGCDSSTGKKNGTIFSSLSHRIQLMHRIFLIIYCDLLELHFHFITLYLLRIERASDASMSYTR